GGTTGAAGGTTCTGTTTTTTCTTCTACTTGAGGAAGTGCGCTGTTTTGTTTTTCGATTTCAGTTTTTTCTAAAGTCTTTTCTTTTACTTCAGTTGAAATTTTAACAGGATTAATTCCTTTTTCTTTAAAGTAAGAAGGAGGGATTATGTAGGGTTTGTCATTTTTTTTTTCTCCATCCACAAGGATAGAGGCAAGTTGCATTAGGCATAACTCGACCAGCAATCTTTGATTGCGACTAGTCTTATATTTTAGATCACAATCATTAGCAAGCTCAATACCTTTAATAAGAAAACCATGGGGGGCTTTTTGTGATTGTTCTAAATATTTAGTTTTCGTTTGTTGCCCCACTTCGAGAAGATTGATAGTAGCTTGATTTTTACATACTAATAAATCTCTAAAGTGCGATGCAAGGCCAGATACAAAATGATGCCCATCAAAACCCTGAGCAAGAATTTCGTTAAATTCTATAAGGAGTTGTGGGATATTGTTCTCAAGTATTAAATCAGTAGTTTTAAAATAAGTTTCATAATCTAATACATTCAGGTTTTCGGTTACTGCCTGTCTGGTTAAATTTTTTCCACTAAAACTAACAACTCTATCAAAGATTGATAACGCATCCCGCATTGCGCCATCTGCTTTTTGAGCGATAATTTGCAAAGCGTCTTCATCTGCAGTAATCCCTTCTTGCGCTGCTACTTGCATTAAGTGATTTTTTGCATCAGTTACGGTAATGCGTTTAAAATCAAATATTTGACATCGCGATAAGATTGTAGGTATGATTTTATGCTTTTCTGTCGTGGCCAGGATAAAAATTGCATGTTTAGGAGGTTCTTCTAATGTTTTTAAAAAAGCATTAAAGGCTGCTTGAGAAAGCATATGTACCTCATCAATAATATATACTTTATAGTTTCCAACCTGTGGAGGGATGCGAACTTGATCAATAAGGCTTCTAATATCATCTACAGAATTGTTTGAGGCTGCATCGAGCTCAAAAATATTAAAAGCAAAATCTTCATCAGGGTGCTCATTTCCATCCTGATTAATTGTTTTTGCAAGAATTCTGGCACACGAAGTTTTTCCTACTCCTCTTGGTCCGGTGAATAATAAAGCTTGTGCAAGATGATTGTTTTCTATAGCATTAAGCAGTGTATTGGTAATTGCTTGTTGCCCTACAACATCCTTAAATGTTTGGGGTCTGTATTTACGTGCTGATACTATAAAATGCTCCATCGCTACAAAGTTAAAAATTGCTTACAAAAAATAAATTATAGCTATCGGTTTTTATTTTTAGTTATTAACAGCCAAAAAATAATTCTGAATTCTGAATTCTAAGTTCAGAATTATAATACTTTTGCACAAAGCAGATCACCTTATCGCTCTCGATGATTCGGGAGAGGAAAGTCCGGACACCATAGCACAGTATAGCGGGTAACGCCCGTCCGTCGTAAGGCGAGGACAAGTGCAGCAGAAAGTATGTACAGGTAATGCTGTAGTGAAACCAGGTAAACTCTATGCGGTGCAACGCCATGTAAACCAGCTTTTGAGGGTTGTGCGCCCAATGTTGGAGGGTAGGCGGTTTGAACTGGTAAGTAATTATTAGTCTAGATAAATGATAAGGATCTCGATGTATCGGGAAACAGAATCCGGCTTATGATCTGCTTTTTTTACAACTCCTTTAACAATATCTAATATCAATTTTCTTGTACCTTGTACCACAAGAAAAATTATTTGAATGAAAATTGCTATAGTCTGTTATCCTACCTTTGGAGGTAGTGGAGTGGTAGCCACAGAATTAGGAATTGCTTTGGCAAAACTAAACCACGAAGTACATTTTATTACCTACAAACAGCCTGTTAGGCTAAATCTGTTGAATCCGAATATTCATTTTCATGAAGTAAACGTACCTACATACCCTCTTTTTC
This region of Aquimarina spinulae genomic DNA includes:
- a CDS encoding DNA polymerase III subunit gamma/tau; amino-acid sequence: MEHFIVSARKYRPQTFKDVVGQQAITNTLLNAIENNHLAQALLFTGPRGVGKTSCARILAKTINQDGNEHPDEDFAFNIFELDAASNNSVDDIRSLIDQVRIPPQVGNYKVYIIDEVHMLSQAAFNAFLKTLEEPPKHAIFILATTEKHKIIPTILSRCQIFDFKRITVTDAKNHLMQVAAQEGITADEDALQIIAQKADGAMRDALSIFDRVVSFSGKNLTRQAVTENLNVLDYETYFKTTDLILENNIPQLLIEFNEILAQGFDGHHFVSGLASHFRDLLVCKNQATINLLEVGQQTKTKYLEQSQKAPHGFLIKGIELANDCDLKYKTSRNQRLLVELCLMQLASILVDGEKKNDKPYIIPPSYFKEKGINPVKISTEVKEKTLEKTEIEKQNSALPQVEEKTEPSTSIVSEITQNKDAKPDIQEDNSEGTITAENPAVVEKKPVLIHKERRTSGLSLSSIKRKKEHEESKEEQVIDPENLPKEEFTESQMQEGWIEYGKMQDKKGERIIGSMFAMNIPTLDEGSILLELPNQSMKVDMEAAQSGLLQFLFKKLKNYSIEMKITVNEEASKKYAFTPQDKYEKLREKNPLIDKLRSSFDLDI